A segment of the Methanothermococcus thermolithotrophicus DSM 2095 genome:
TCGTTGGAGTCGTTAGCGGTGGTTTTACCGTTGCTGCGGAAAGAATTAAAGAAAAACTTGGTTTGGATTATGCCATCGCAAATGAACTTTTAACAAATAACGGTAAATTAACCGGGGAAGTTAGAGGTCCAGTTATGGACGAATCTGCTAAAGGGAATATTTTAGAAGAATTGGCAAAAAAAGAAGGTATAGATCTTAAAGACACTGTAGTTGTTGGAGATGGGGCAAACGACATAAGTATGTTCAAGAAAGCAGGTTTAAAAATAGCCTTTTGTGCAAAAGAAATATTGAGGCAGAACGCTGATTTTTGCGTAGATAAAAAAGACCTAAGGGAAATTTTAAAATTTGCGCAATAATTTTTATTTTTTTATTTTTTTTATTATGTATGAGCTCTAACATTTTTTAAATTAACTTTTTAATAATGGAATATTTAACTACACAGTATAGTTAATGAAATCTATTTACTATTTTTTACAATGATTAATCAC
Coding sequences within it:
- the serB gene encoding phosphoserine phosphatase SerB; amino-acid sequence: MNKKKKLILFDLDSTLVDCEVIDEIAKIAGVEDEVKKITKEAMEGKLNFGESLRKRVSLLSGLPTEKIDDLVSNLKLMEGAEDTIKELKNRGYIVGVVSGGFTVAAERIKEKLGLDYAIANELLTNNGKLTGEVRGPVMDESAKGNILEELAKKEGIDLKDTVVVGDGANDISMFKKAGLKIAFCAKEILRQNADFCVDKKDLREILKFAQ